The following DNA comes from Winogradskyella sp. PG-2.
CTCCCACTCCTTCCGCAAAACTGGGAGAATAACTATGGTTGTTTACTCGCTTTGGAAGCGAGAGGTTGTAGGTTCGAGTACTGCCTCTCAGACTAAATAATAAATGGAGAGTAGGCAAATATTGGTTTGTTGCGCTTGTCTGCTAAACAAGTCCGCTAATAGCGGTGAAGGTTCAATTCCTTTGCTCTCCGCAAAAAAATGGGGTTATAGTTTAACAAGCCAAAACAGTGGATTTGCAATCCACAGAATGGAGTGCAAGTCTCCGTAGCTCCACAAACGATACCGTAGCTCAATGGTAGAGCAGTTGGTTGTTAACCATCAGGTTATAGGTTCGAATCCTATCGCTATCGCAAAGACAAGGTGGCTGAATGGTTAAAGGCGACAGATTGCAAACCTGTTCTTTGCAGGTTCAAATCCTGTCCTTGTCTCAAAATTTGGAAGTATTGAGCAATTGGTTGGCCCACCAGACTGTAAATCTGGTCTCTTCGGAGCGTGTAGGTTCGAGTCCTACTACTTCCACAAAAAGCATTTATGGTGTAATTGGCAACATAGTAGATTTCCAATCTACAGTTTCGAGTTCAAATCTCGATAAATGCTCATAATAGAATACGCTTATAGTGTAATTGGTAGCACTTAAGTCTCCAAAACTTAAGGTTAAGGTTCGAGTCCTTATAAGCGTGCAGAATATATCTATGGTGTAACGGAAAGCACAAAAGGTTTCTACCCTTTAAGTCCAAGTTCGACTCTTGGTAGATATACAAAATATGGTTCATTGGGGTAATGGCTATCCTTCCCGATTGTCTCTCGGGAGATACGAGTTCGATTCTCGTATGAACCGCAAAAGGCTCTATTAGCATAGTGGTTTAGTGCATCCGACTTTCTATCGGAAGGCAAGGGTTCGAAATACGAAGTATTCACGAACTCAAACAAATGAAATAATAACTCTGTGAGCTAATCCCTTATAGAGTACAAATTGAGGTATAGCTCAGAGGAAGAGCATCACGCTTACATCGTGACGGTCATAGGTTCGAATCCTATTGCCTCAACAATTTGAGATATAGCTTAACAGGTAGAGCACCGCTCTCATAAGGCGGATTGTTTAGGTTCGAGCCCTAATATCTCAACTAACGCAGGAATGGCGGAATTGGTATACGCTCTTGTCTTAGAAACAAGGTTTTGAGAGTTCGAGTCTCTCTTCCTGTACTATGCTTCGCTGGCCAAACTGGAAAAGGCATCAGCTTTAAGCGCTGTGATTTCTTGGTTCGAATCCAAGGCGAAGTACAAATAAGCTTATGGTGTAATTGGATAACACTCTAGAATACGACTCTAGGAATATGGGTTCGAATCCTATTAGGCTTACAAATTAACCTGTAGTGTAAAGGTAGCATTCAAGACTTTGACTCTTGAGGTATAAGTTCGAATCTTATCAGGTTAACAACATTGTGATATAGCTTAACTGGTAAAGCGCTCGCCTGATACGTGAGTAGATGAAAGTTCAACTCTTTCTATCACAACAAAATGGTGGTTTTAGCTTATTTGGTAAAGCACCTAACTGTGAATGAGGAGAACAGAGTTCGAATCTCGGAATCACCCCAAAAAGGAGCAATAGCAAAGCAGGTCTATGCGTCTGGTTGAAGCCCAGAAGATACTGGTTCGAGTCCAGTTTGTTCCGCAGAATAAAAGTTTAACTAAAAAAATGAGTAATCATGAAACATCCGTGTTTAAATCATCCTTTTATAAACGATGTGATGATTTAGATGTTCCATGTGACAGTTATAAATAATAAATAAGAACACATGAAAATTGCACAACAACAATGGAGAAATTTTAGTGGTAAAGTATTTGATCAACCAATTACTGATATTGTTGAAAATGCCATTATAAGAGAGCAAAAAGCAGGATATCGTCTTAAGATTTGTGTAGGTTCGGATTCTCAAGCCTATAAATCTCACGTCGAGTATGCCACAGTTATAGTAGTACTACGAGAAGGAAAAGGAGGTTTTATGTTTATGACCAATTATAAAGGCACAAAACGTATTGGTATTAAAGAACGAATGTTAAAAGAAGTAAGTATGTCTGTTGAGGTTGCTTATAGCATTTGTGATTTATTAGATACCTACAATGTAGATTTAGAAGTACATGCAGATATCAATACGGATCCAAAGTTTCAATCTAATGCAGCGCTTAAAGATGCAATGGGTTATATCCTAGGAATGGGGTTTGTCTTTAAAGCGAAGCCATATGCTTTCGCAAGCTCGTCTTGTGCAGATAAGGTGGTTTAAGATACTTCACTTGAGAGTAGGCTCCTATTCTTTTTAAGGGATTCTGCTGGGTTTTAATTAGTCTAAAACCTGGCGAAATTTAAATTGAAGTAAATTAATTTAATGAAATCATGGAAGGAATAATTTATATAGAAAACTTTTTAAGTAATCATAGGTGGTTATTTGAAACTTTATTGAACAATATAATTTGGGATGAGAGTATGATAAATAGAAAAACAGCAAGTTTTGGAAGACCTTATAATTACTCTCAAATGGAATATCCTTTTCAGGAGTTCACATCAGAAATGAAAGAAATTATAAATTCTATTGAAGAATTTCTAGAAATTAGACCTAACAATTGCTTGATCAATTATTATGAAAATGGAAATTCAAGAATGGGATATCATTCTGATCAAATAGACATACTTGAAGAAAATACAGGAGTCATTATTATTTCTTTAGGCGAGACGAGGACACTTCAATTCAGAAATATAGAAGATAGAGAAAATACTGTTGGCTTTAATCTGGTATCTGGCTCTTTGATTTATATGAATAATGAAGTGCAAAATTTATGGCAACATGCTATCATAAAATCAGATACAGAAAACGGAAGAATGAGCTTAACATTTAGAAAATTAAAATAATTTTAATTACGCAAAAACATTGCGCAATAGTATAAAATATTTGCAGAGTAATTAAGAAAAGTCTTTGGAATCAGACTTTAATATAGCGCTCAGCCAGACAGTGAAGCTGGCTGAGCTTAATAAAATGTTCATTGACATAAATTGAAGCTAAACATTAGTTTCAATAGTATAAAAATCATCAGTCTTTAATCTCGATTATTGAATGATGGGGCGGCTTATCGTCCTTAGATAAACTTGGTAACAAGGATAAATCTGTTTGCAGACACTGCAAATGGAGACTGTTTTCTTGCGAGAGCAGTACAGGTAAGCAAGCAACTCACATAAGTTATTATTTATAAGGGGCAACCGCTGACGTAAATAAGAACTTATAGCCGACAATAATTAGGCTTGCGATGGAGACATCAATAGGAAAAGTTGTAGTAATAGGTTACGTATAGGTTATCCAACTTAACGGAGCGTATTGCAATATTAGAGTTACCCGATGAGAAATTGTTCGGTAGCTTAACATATCGTGTGTTGGGAGACACACAAGGAAAAGGTTGGTATTTTGTAGGCAAAAATCTACGAAGCTATTTTCGAAGCCCTTTTCCTAGGTCAACAAACCAATGGGTTCAATTCCCATCCTAATACCAGAATTGAGGATGCTCAGTCGGTGAGCAAAAGCACAAGACTTCGGACATTACAGCAGCTAGTAGTTGCCTAAACCCATTGCAATATATGGGACAGTAGAGGCCGCAAACCTTTACTGTGTAGTGAACATTCTAATAGGCCGCCTCAGAGAGAGGGCGCCTACTAATGGTGAGGGAGCCAACCCTTGTAACTGCAAAGCGTGGTATAAAACCACTATGCAGGCTAAGTCTAAGTCGCTGAACAGCTGTAATGTAATTAGGCATCGGATAAATACGCAATTCTCTATGCAATGAGAAGCACGTGGAAAATTAGTGAAAGGCTACAGCTATAATCCTAAGAAAGTTTATCCAAAAGCGAAGGTATTCTCAGAACGCTTTTTTAAAATATTATAAACCTCTTTAGCTTAAAGGGAAGAGCTGTGGAAGGACATTACGTAAAGAAATTGTCTTGTAGACAATTTTAGTGATGTGCCAGATGATGTGGCTGCAATTCGTAACCATGGAGTGATTGGATGATGTCATTAGCAGCAAACTTGTTAGTGAATAGATTTTGCAGAAGCACCGAAATACACAAGATGTAAAGTAGGGAAGCGCATTTAGAGCCAATCTGTTCGCTTAGCGAAAGTACCAGTTCGAATCTGGTAAGAGGTACAAAATATCTGCTTTTGCAGAGAAAATATCAAGTAAGTCTTGTTAAGTGTTTCGGTATAGCACTATTGTATAAATCCTTACTGTTTAGTATGAGGTTTTTATGTTCAACTTGACTTGAAGGTTTTTGATTATTTGACCAAATAAATAGTCTCGACTCTATAGGTCGTGGGTTCGATTCCCACTCTCAACTTGTTTGAGGTAGTTCAGTAGGTTAGAACAATAGACAAGTATCGGTTCGAATCCGATCAAATCCACCAAACAGGGTTTGTAGCTCAACGGTAGAGCTCTACGCTTTTAACGTAGGTTGAAATGGACTTGAAATCCATATTCTCAAAGAAGGTCACTTTTAAAAATAGACCACCAAGTGTGTCTCACTTAAAACGACAAAAAACAAAGTGAACTAAAACTGGCAAAAGCAATAAGTTGCTTACGCAGTCTAGAAAACACCTTGACATACACATGTATTAAAAGTTGCTTTACGTTTTCTTTTGAGGATTCATTTTTCAATTACAGATCTGATAATTTGTCATTTCAAAATTGATTAATCATCTAAAAAAACAATGCTTAAAAACGCTTTAAATCGGTTGTATTTCCGTAGTTAGAAAGATGGTTTTCTTTCGCTTTGTTTTACTAAAGAATAGTCACTCTCAAAATGGAGAGTTCTATTATAAATGTTTAACCGTTCTGAAGTAAAAACAACAGAACAAAAAATTAGAAATCATGAACAGAGTAAGAATTCATGCAGGTATGGTAGGTTTAGTGTTTAAAAATGGTAATTATACTCGTGTAATTACCGCAGGTAAGCATTGGATAAACTTTAGAGAGCAAGTTGTAAAATACAGCTTATCTCAACCATTTAACGCGCCAAGAGCCTTAGAGATCTTACTTAAAGATCAGGCTTTGGCAGAACTATTAACCGTAATTGAAGTTAAGGATAATGAGATTGTTTTGGTATACGAAAACGGCAACTTTAAGCAAGTATTAATCGCTGGTCGTTACACGTATTGGAATAGCTTGATCGATTATAAATTTGTAACGGCAGATTTAAGCAAAATCGAAATTACAGAGAACATTGAAAAAGCAATTTACAACAAGCCAGAATTGAGCAGATTCATTAGAGTATTTGAAGTAGCTGCTTACGAAAAAGCGATTATGATTGTAAACGATAAGTTTGAAAAAACTTTAGAACATGGTACTTACCATTTCTGGAGAAATGACCAAACTATTAAAATCGCAAAAGCCGATTTACGTCAGTTGCAATTAGAAATTGCTGGTCAAGAATTGTTAACCAAAGATAAAGCAACCGTTCGTATTAACTTTTATGCACAATTTAAAGTCGCAAACATTGAGACTGCATTAATGCATAATAAAGATTACGAAAAGCAATTGTATATTATCTTGCAGTTGGCATTGAGAGCATTTGTTGGCGCTTATACATTAGATGAATTGTTAGAGCAAAAGGAAACTATTGCTAAAGCCGTTTTAACTGATGTAAAAACACAAGCTAGCAAATTGGGTGTAAACGTATTACATACAGGTATTAGAGATGTGATCTTACCAGGAGATATGAAAGATATCATGAACCAAGTATTGATTGCTCACAAAAAAGCACAAGCTAATGTGGTGACAAGACGTGAAGAAACAGCATCTACAAGAAGCTTGTTAAATACCGCAAAATTAATGGAGGACAACACTATGTTGTTTAAATTAAAAGAGATGGAATACGTGGAGAAAATTGCTGATAAAATTGGTGAGATTACAGTTGCTGGAAACGGTAACGTTATTGAACAATTAAAGGATATTTTTTCTGTGAATAAATAGTAATAACCTGTAAGTTTTATTAAATTCTTACAGGTTTTTTTATTAATTATTTTACTACGCAAAAAGAATGCGCAAGACGCTATAATATTTGTAGTGTAATTAAGACATTAGAAAACATGAAAACAAAAATCACAGGACACGATTTAATCGCTTTAGGTTATAGACAAGGGAAATGGATGAAAGATGCCATTACTCATATTAATGAGAATGCCTTAGAAGGAGAGGCTATGAAAACCTATTTAGAGCAATTTAAATCACCAGATCCTATTGCATTACATAAAAAGCCATTGACGTTTTCTATAAACATTAAAGCAGAAAATGACGAGGAAAAAGATAATGTAGATAAGGTGATTAACTCTATGCAAACCTTAATGAAAACACCAACATTAGTGGGTGGAGCGATTATGCCAGATGCTTGTCCTGCAGGTCCAGATGGAACCATCCCAGTTGGTGGTGTTGCGGTGGCTAAAAATGCTATTCATCCAGGAATGCATAGTGCAGATATTTGTTGTTCTGTCATGTTAACCGATTTTGGTAAAGCAGATCCAAAAGACATTTTAGATGCAGCACATGCTAATACGCATTTTGGTCCAGGCGGACGCGATAGAGATTCTCAGTTTAGATTTCCAGCGGAATTATTAGAAGCTTTTGAAGCCAACTATTTCTTGGGTGATAAAGACATGATTAAAATGGCTAGAGCACACTTGGGAACTCAAGGAGATGGCAACCATTTCTTATTTGTCGGCACGTCTAAAAAAACAGGAAACACGATGATGGTTACACATCATGGTTCTAGAGGTCCAGGTGCGAGGTTATATTCAAAGAGTATGAAAATTGCTGAACGTTTTAGAAAAGAGTTGTCACCAGATACTAAGAAGCAAAATGCTTGGATTCCTTTTGATACTGAAGAAGGAAAAAACTATTGGGATGCTTTGCAAGTGATAAGACAATGGACAAAAAGGAATCATGAAGTATTGCATAATTCGGTAGCTGAAACTTTAGAGGTTAACATTGAAAATAGATACTGGAACGAGCATAACTTCGTCTTTAAAGATGGTGATTTGTTTTACCACGCAAAAGGTGCAACACCATTAGACCCTAAGTTTATGCCAGATATTACTGGACCACGATTGATTCCTTTAAATATGAGCGAACCTGTTTTAATTGTTGAAGGCACTACCACAGATTCAAACTTAGGTTTTGCACCACATGGTGCTGGTAGAAATGTAAGTAGAACACAACATAGAAAAAGTAAAACTGGTTCTACGATGCAAATCTTTAAAGAAGAAACACGTGGATTAGATGTGAGATTCTTTTCTAAAGAAATTGATATTACTGAATTACCTTCTGCTTATAAAAACGCAAAAGCCGTTAGAGCACAAATGGATGAATTTGGTTTAGGAAAAGTCATTGACGAAGTGATGCCTTATGGTTGTATTATGGCTGGAGATTTTCAGAAGAATGCACCCTGGAAATTGAGACGTGAGAAACGTAATAAAACTAGACGTTAATTTCATATAAAAAGCGCAAGTGAAACCCTTGCGCTTTTTTTAGTTTTGGAGCAAAAATTACTTTTTAACTAATTCAAAATTAAATGCTACAGAAACTTCATCTGAGAGTTTATTAGCTACAATTTTAGGAATCTCAATATTAAAATCTGAGACCATTACTTTAAAGTTACCAGATAATATAATTTTATCATCTACCATTTTTATGGTAAGTGAAATCCCTTTCAATTCTTTAGTAACTCCATGAAAAGTTAACGTGCCATCAATAGATGATGTACTACTAGTTTCACTTAAAGAATTAAAATCAAAAGTTTTTAGTTTACCTTTAAATATAGCTTTAGGATGACCATCTGATTCAGCATAATTTTCGTTAAAATGTTCTTCCATTAATGCATTTTTAAAGCGAAAAGCTTTGACTAATGCTAAGGCAGCAAATTCCCCATTCTCAGTATTTAATATCGCTGTCACTGAATTATTTTTAGCTGCAACTTCTTCAAAAGAAGGGACAGAAGCTTCAAAATTAAGTGTACCAGTTTTTGTTAAGTATTTGTTTTGACCTACTGCACTAATGCTAATTAGTACGAGTATAAAAAATGTTATTCTTTTCATCTTTATTTTTTTAGTTTTCTTCGAGACCTTCTGTTTCCCATTGGATTACAAGATCAATTAAATTTTGTGGTAATCTTGGCCCTCCAGCAGGCATTACAGATGCATCATTAGCTGAAATACGTTCAATTAAGTTTCTATTCTCTACTGAATTTTTTACATCACTAAAAGTTGTTAATGACATTGGTGCTCCATTTATTGGAGGACTGTTATGACAAGAAATGCAGTTAGTATCCATTATAGTTTTAATGTTAGCTTCGTAAGTTACGAGATCAACTATAACTACATCTTCGGTAAGATCGTCTTCATTTACATAAGAACAACTGTAAAAAACACTGACGATTAATAAATATATTAGGTATGTACGTTTCATATATTATATAGTTTAAAAAACACGACTTAAGTTAAATCCAAAATAAATATCACCATCTGACCAATCTCCAGTGGCTTGTCCTAAAAACCCATTAGTATTCATAGCTTGGGCATTAGAGAAATGCATCTGAAATACATGTCCTCCGGTTTCTAAATCAAAACCTATGGATAAAGGATTTTTAAATGGGGAATTATCAGCTCTGTTTAAATGCCAACCATAATCTACATTAACAGACCATCTTTTACTTAATTTGTGGCGACCTCCAAAACCAATGGCATATTGAGAATTATGCTGTTCATTGAAAGGCACTAGATTTTCGTGAAAAAAAGTAGGCGCTAATTCTAACGACAATTTTGAACTTAGCTTTTTAGATATTAGTAATTGAGCAGTATAACCTAAACGATCTTTGAATTTTATCTTCGGAAGATTATCTTCTTCAAAAGAAGTATTAATTAAGATTGAATTAAAGGCAACTACAGTAAACGGGAATCCATTATCTTTTTGTCTTACCAACCTGTATTTTGCAGAAGCCTGATATATTTTCTGAAATGAGCTACGAGAGACACCAATATTAAAACCATCAGAAATTCCATATATAAAACTCATTCTTGTCACAGCATCATCTAGGCCAAAGAATGTATCAAAGCCATTTTCAATACTTCCAAATCTGTGTGACACCATAAATACTAGCTCTTTTTTAGCGACTAGTTTTGTGGATTCAAAATTTACAATTTTTAAGCCTTTAAAGGCTGCTGTAGCATACTGGTCGCCTACAGAATCTGTATCTATTTCACTAAATAAGTCATCTTGGGCATTAATTGAAATGCTCAGAAATAATAGGAGTAAAAAGTAATATTTCATTTTTATTTGATTATTGCACATTGATCTAGTTTTACTTGCTCTAATAAATCATCGTATCCTATGACACGACCTTTAATTTTTATTTCAGAATTAATTTTGGTGTTATTAATTACTTCATTTTCAAATTGACAAAATACTTTATAATTTAAAGTAAGGTCATTTGTGTTAAGCTCAGAGATTATACCAGAGACCTCTATGGTTTTATTTAAAAATGTTTGTTCTGCTTCAGTGGCATTTTCAGAAAACTTAATTGCTATATCATCAGATGACATTACAAATTCTGCATCTTCATTTTTTATGTCTCTATGATCTTGATAGATATAATTATAACCCACTATTGCAGCTACAATTATAACTAGCAAGATAATAATCCATTTTTTCATAATATTCTTTTTAATTGATTAATTACAGTTTTTTACATATTGAATACGGTCAATACCAACTCTCATATCAATTTCTGTTTCGTCAGAGCAATTCTTTATTTCTCTTATAATCCAATTGTTATTGCAAAGTGGCAATGCTGGTACGTCAATTATAACTTCAATAGCATTACCAGAACCATTTGCTATCCATGTTCCGTAAACCGTTGTTGTATTCCAAAATACTGACATTGTTCCATCATTGAAGAAATTAAAATCATAGTTGTAATATACATCATCATAATTAGTACCACTATCTCTTCTTAGTGTATTAACAGCCCAGTCATTGCAAGTTGTGAGTAGATTTTCAATATCAACCAAAGTACAATCATCACAATCATCTTCATTATAATCATAGTCATCATCTTCGTCGCAGGCATTTATATTGTTTTCAATTATAGTTTGTAGTTCATTAAAATTAGTAATGCTAACATTAGAGGCGTCAGCAAGTATTACCACTAAGGGAAAGTCCATAGTTATGATGTCACTAGGACTTATATTCTCTATAAAATCATAGAGTTGATAATCATTTTCTAGATTTAAGGTCTCTAATAGCTCACTATTAGAATTAAAGGAAGACGCTTCAATAGGATATTGAAAATCTATACATTCAATATCAATATCAGCAACATTTTCTCCATTACAATTAGCACTGTAAGAATTCAGTTCTGCTTCATTATTTATAGTGATTTCAGAAAAATCTGCTAAAACAATATTTACAGGAAACATAATATCCAAGGTGTCTGTGTCATCATCAGATTGATCAAAAACACATTCTACACGAGCAAAATCTGAGTTAGAACTCAAAGTTATTTCTTCACTATTTACATTTACTGAGTAAGGGAATTTTATATCAAAACAATTAGCTCTATCAACTATATTATCAATTGAACCATCATTAGAAGTCGCACGTTGCATTAATTGAGCAACAATAGAATTTGAGGCAAGTATTTCATCATCTGGAGTTAAAATAAGCTCTGTCTCTTCTGTTCTACAAGAAGTAATGCTTATAACACTTAAAAACAATAAGGAAAATATAACTCTCGATTTCATTTAGGGCTTTATTTATTTCTTGCCATTTAATATATAACAACTCAACTTTAAAAACTACTGAACTTTCTAAAAAAATATTTCAATATCTTTATCAAAACTATTTAATCTTGTCAAAAAGTCTAAACGAAAACATCTGTGAAGCATCTACATTTGAGCGTGTTTACAATAAGTACGCAGATGATATTCATAATTTTTTATATTATAAATACGGAGCACAATTTAACCCAAGAGATAAAGCTCAAGAGGCATTTATAAAGTTATGGGATAATTGCAAAAAAGTAACATTTGCTAAAGCTAAGTCGTTTTTATTTACAGTAGCAAATAATATGATGCTTAATGAGATTAAACATCAAAAAGTGGTTTTAAATCATACAAAGACAAAACCTAAGCATTATACTAATGAGACTCCAGAGTTTGTTTTAGAAGAACAAGAATATTTGAATGCATATAACAAAGTGCTTTCTGGGTTAAAAGAAGAACAGCGTGTTGCTTTTTTAATGAGTAAAGTAGAAGGGAAAAAGCATAGTGAAATTGCAGAACTTTTAGGCGTAACTCAAAAAGTCGTTGAATATAGAATTTATAGTGCGTTTAATATTCTTAAAAAAGAGTTAGAGGGTTTTAAAATAAAATAATAAGGAGAAATAATACCTGAGTTGTTATATAACTAAGGACACAATAAATGATGGCGGACGATTTATTAAAAAAATGGTTAAATGATGAGCTTACAGGTGCTGAAAAAGAAGCATTTAGTAAGCAATCTGACTATGCAATAAATCGAAATATAATTGATAAAGCACAGTACTTTAAAGCATCAGAGTTTTCTAAAGTTGATAGTTTTGAAACATTTAGAAAAGCATATCAAAATAAACCTTCTGAAAAGCGTATCACTTGGATAAAACCATTGTTAAGAGTTGCAGCCGTATTGTTAATTTCGTTTAGTCTATATTTTACAGTTTTCAATAAAAATACGATTGAAGAGCAGACTTTATTAAGTGAAAAAACGACTTTAAGCTTACCTGATTTATCTCAAGTGACTTTAAATGCAGATTCTAAAATAACTTATGATGCTAATAATTGGGATTCTAAAAGGAGCTTAAATTTAGAAGGTGAAGCCTATTTTAAGGTAGCCAAGGGTAAAACTTTTGATGTTCATACAAATAATGGTGTAGTAACCGTTGTTGGTACAGAATTTAACGTAAAAGCACGTAAAAATTATTTCGAAGTCGTTTGTTATGAAGGTATTGTAAAAGTAGTTTCAGGTACTGTTATAAGACAATTAACAGCAGGACAAACCTATCGTATCTTAAATAATACCTTTAGTGAAGATACAATAAGAGATATAGTACCACAATGGACCATTAATAAAAGTCGTTTTAAGCGTATTCCTATTGCAGAGGTCATTGAAGAGTTAGAGAGACAATACAATATAAAAGTTGATTTTAGTAATGTAGATACTACCAGATTATTTTCAGGTGGATTTGTACATAACAACCTTGAAAACGCCTTAATATCCATAACGAAACCTATGAATTTGGCTTTTGAAATTAGTTCATCCAACCAAGTACTAATTAATGGCAAAACAAATTAAGCAGTATATTTTAATACTTCTTTTAAGTTTTATTTTTTCTCTTGAGACAAATGCACAAGAGACCGATAAAAAGCTCCCTTTATATGAGGTTTTAAATACTTTAGAAGCTCAGTTTAATATTCAATTTAATTATGCAGAAGACGCTATTTTTGAAACAGAAATTATAGCTCCTTCCAAAACCCTTTCGCTAGAGCAAACTTTAAAGTATTTAGAAGTACAAACTGGCTTTAAGTTTAGTTTAACTAGTGATAATATGGTTTTGATAATTTCTACAGGAGTAGATTCAAAACTTCAAGAGTTATCTGAGGTAATGTTATCGGGTTATATTGTGAAAGGTGTTAATAAGTTAAGTAATGGCTCTTTTGAAATAGATATTTCTGATTTTGATATTCTACCGGGTTTAGTTGATACTGATGTTTTACAAGCTGTACAAGCATTTCCTGGTATACAGAGTATTAATGAAACTGTTTCTAATATTAATATACGTGGTGGAACTCACGACCAAAATTTAATTCTGTGGGATGATATTAAAATGTATCAGTCTGGTCATTTCTTTGGTCTTATTTCTATGTTTAACCCTCAAATTACCGAACGTGTTGCTTTAACAAAAAACGGTTCTGGTACTGAGTACACAGATGGTGTTTCTGGCACTATAGCTATGGAAACAGATAAAAATATTAGTACATCCTTTAAGGGAAGTTTAGGTATTAATTTTATTGATGCAAATGGTTTTGCGGATATTCCGACAGGAAAAAAATCATCATTGCAAGTTGCTTTAAGAAAATCGATGAGCAATTTCACAGAGACGCCAACCTATAATAACTTTTTTGAGCGTATTTCTCAAGATACCGAAGTTGAGAATAACACTATGGATATTATCAACTCGGATAAAGAATTCGATTTTTACGATGCTTCCTTACGTTGGATATATAAAATGAGTGCAACAGAAGAACTTAGAATAAACTTCATAAATGTTGCGAATGAATTGGTGTTTAATGAAAATACTATGATTAATCAGAATGAAGATTCTAGAGAAAGTAGTTTAACTCAGAATAGT
Coding sequences within:
- a CDS encoding FecR family protein, coding for MMADDLLKKWLNDELTGAEKEAFSKQSDYAINRNIIDKAQYFKASEFSKVDSFETFRKAYQNKPSEKRITWIKPLLRVAAVLLISFSLYFTVFNKNTIEEQTLLSEKTTLSLPDLSQVTLNADSKITYDANNWDSKRSLNLEGEAYFKVAKGKTFDVHTNNGVVTVVGTEFNVKARKNYFEVVCYEGIVKVVSGTVIRQLTAGQTYRILNNTFSEDTIRDIVPQWTINKSRFKRIPIAEVIEELERQYNIKVDFSNVDTTRLFSGGFVHNNLENALISITKPMNLAFEISSSNQVLINGKTN